From Aedes albopictus strain Foshan chromosome 1, AalbF5, whole genome shotgun sequence, one genomic window encodes:
- the LOC109425525 gene encoding peptidoglycan-recognition protein SC2-like: MNKFAAILAITLASLAAVSAQCPRIITRAGWGARAANTAQLPIRPAPWVVMHHTAGAHCTTDAACAQQMRNIQGWHMDGNGWADIGYNWCVGENGAAYEGRGWGRQGAHAPGFNDRSVGLCVMGTFTNAIPNLAARNAAQQLISCGVSLGHISGSYWLIGHRQASATACPGNAFFEHIRTWPRFNPNP; the protein is encoded by the coding sequence ATGAACAAATTCGCTGCTATCCTCGCCATCACCTTGGCCTCGCTGGCCGCCGTTTCGGCCCAGTGTCCGCGTATCATTACCCGTGCCGGATGGGGTGCTCGTGCTGCCAACACTGCTCAGCTGCCGATCCGCCCAGCCCCATGGGTCGTGATGCACCACACCGCTGGAGCTCACTGCACCACCGATGCCGCTTGCGCTCAGCAGATGCGTAACATCCAGGGCTGGCACATGGACGGCAATGGATGGGCTGATATCGGATACAACTGGTGCGTCGGAGAGAACGGTGCTGCCTACGAAGGTCGTGGCTGGGGACGCCAGGGTGCCCACGCTCCAGGATTCAACGATCGCTCGGTCGGTTTGTGCGTCATGGGAACCTTCACCAACGCCATCCCTAACTTGGCCGCTCGTAATGCCGCTCAGCAGCTGATCTCCTGCGGTGTCTCCCTGGGACACATCAGCGGCTCGTACTGGCTGATTGGACATCGTCAGGCCTCTGCCACCGCCTGCCCTGGAAACGCTTTCTTCGAGCACATTCGCACCTGGCCTCGTTTCAACCCAAATCCTTAA
- the LOC109425513 gene encoding peptidoglycan-recognition protein SC2-like, translating into MNKFAAVLAITLASLAAVSAQCPRIVTRAGWGARAANTAVLPIRPAPWVVMHHTAGAHCTTDAACAQQMRNIQNFHMNTNGWADIGYNWCVGENGAAYEGRGWGRQGAHAPGFNDRSVGMCVMGTFTNAIPNLAARNAAQQLISCGVSLGHISGSYWLIGHRQATATACPGNAFFEHIRTWPRFNPNP; encoded by the coding sequence ATGAACAAGTTCGCTGCTGTCCTCGCCATCACCTTGGCCTCGCTGGCCGCCGTTTCGGCTCAGTGCCCACGTATCGTGACCCGTGCTGGATGGGGTGCACGTGCTGCCAACACTGCTGTTCTGCCAATCCGCCCAGCCCCATGGGTCGTGATGCACCACACCGCTGGAGCTCACTGCACCACCGATGCTGCTTGCGCCCAGCAGATGCGTAACATCCAGAACTTCCACATGAACACCAACGGATGGGCCGATATCGGATACAACTGGTGCGTTGGAGAGAACGGTGCTGCCTACGAAGGTCGTGGCTGGGGACGCCAGGGTGCCCACGCTCCAGGATTCAACGATCGCTCGGTCGGCATGTGCGTCATGGGAACCTTTACCAACGCCATCCCCAACTTGGCCGCTCGTAATGCCGCTCAGCAGCTGATCTCCTGCGGTGTCTCCCTGGGACACATCAGCGGCTCGTACTGGCTGATTGGACATCGTCAGGCCACCGCTACCGCTTGCCCTGGAAACGCTTTCTTCGAGCACATTCGCACCTGGCCGCGATTCAACCCAAACCCTTAA